The following are encoded in a window of Rhodomicrobium lacus genomic DNA:
- a CDS encoding tetratricopeptide repeat protein, with protein sequence MPLSASIAGTAFDCLQDEDSRLAISACTALIETKAPTPTAFSARGDAYRATGDFTRAIADYTKALEFDPRDAEVLYKRGLALTRQGLLDRAADDLTKAIEIDRKLDGAYFARGEVFRAQGNIARALSDYDAAIAFNPRATWVHLARGAIYREGGDRLRAIAEFSTAIRINPESADAYFERANVLRDMALFDSAVTDYSRFIQLRPKDADAYNNRAWAYYSMGDAARALDDANKALTMRPFDPDLFDTRGHILELVGRRDEAAADYRNALRLNPGLTGSRDGLKRLGDIAAGEQKR encoded by the coding sequence ATGCCGCTTTCCGCATCGATTGCTGGTACGGCTTTCGACTGTTTGCAGGACGAGGATTCCAGGCTCGCGATCTCCGCCTGCACTGCCTTGATCGAGACAAAGGCACCCACCCCGACGGCTTTTTCCGCGCGTGGCGATGCCTATCGCGCGACAGGCGATTTCACCCGCGCGATAGCAGATTATACGAAGGCGCTGGAATTCGACCCCCGCGATGCCGAGGTCCTTTACAAGCGCGGCCTCGCCCTCACTCGGCAGGGTCTTCTCGACCGGGCAGCAGACGATCTCACGAAAGCGATCGAAATCGACAGGAAGCTCGACGGCGCCTATTTCGCGCGCGGCGAAGTCTTCCGGGCGCAGGGAAACATCGCTCGGGCCTTGAGTGATTACGATGCCGCGATCGCTTTCAATCCGCGGGCGACGTGGGTCCATCTGGCGCGCGGCGCAATCTATCGCGAAGGCGGGGATCGCCTGCGCGCGATCGCAGAGTTCTCGACGGCGATCAGGATCAATCCAGAGAGCGCGGATGCCTATTTCGAACGGGCGAACGTCCTTCGCGACATGGCGCTGTTCGATAGCGCCGTCACCGACTACTCGCGCTTCATCCAGTTGAGGCCGAAAGACGCCGACGCCTACAACAATCGCGCCTGGGCCTATTACAGCATGGGCGATGCCGCGCGCGCTCTGGACGATGCAAACAAGGCGCTGACAATGCGGCCATTCGATCCGGATCTGTTCGATACGCGCGGTCACATTCTCGAACTTGTCGGTCGTCGCGACGAAGCCGCTGCAGATTATCGCAACGCCCTGCGGCTCAACCCGGGCCTGACGGGAAGCAGAGACGGTCTGAAGCGCCTGG